A genomic stretch from Halobellus sp. LT62 includes:
- a CDS encoding DUF5778 family protein, whose translation MSETIDDDLYQRTLALLEPGEIELVGAIVHTDLGSDEDLEMQELTVEINDLLAEHAEKGETYIYAGNDTDEFASNQFQGLTLDDESFVWECQQLLREGTFDLVFYYEAGPEQAALADDLESLDHVDRVTPVP comes from the coding sequence ATGAGCGAGACGATCGACGACGACCTCTATCAGCGCACCCTCGCGCTCTTGGAACCCGGCGAGATCGAACTCGTCGGGGCGATCGTGCACACCGATCTGGGCAGCGACGAGGACTTGGAAATGCAGGAACTCACTGTCGAAATCAACGACCTCCTCGCCGAGCACGCCGAGAAGGGCGAGACGTACATCTACGCCGGCAACGACACCGACGAGTTCGCCTCGAACCAGTTTCAGGGGCTCACGCTGGACGACGAGTCGTTCGTCTGGGAGTGCCAGCAACTGCTTCGGGAGGGGACCTTCGATCTCGTGTTCTACTACGAGGCCGGCCCCGAGCAGGCGGCGCTCGCCGACGATCTCGAATCGCTCGATCACGTCGATCGCGTGACGCCCGTCCCGTGA